The following proteins come from a genomic window of Yinghuangia sp. ASG 101:
- a CDS encoding acetyl-CoA acetyltransferase has product MGSNGIRDRVAIVGMGCTAFGEHWDRSVGSMLVESTRAAASSAGIEPTDVDAFWLGTQGSGVSGLTLSRALRIGDKPVSRMENMCATGSESLRNACYAVASGAYDVAMAVGVEKLKDSGYSGLVGTSVPDDGTVGMNDMTAPAAFSLLAPAYAERYGVDRDELKDVLARIAWKNHVNGARNSRAQFRREVPVERIKAAPAVAGMLGVFDCSGVSDGSAAAVVVRAEDAYRYTDRPIFVKALSLVAGAATGTSDPDYDFTTFPEVVTSSRDAYRQAGVTDPRAEIAMAEVHDCFTPTELVLMEDLGFSGRGEGWKDVRAGVFDLGGELPVNPDGGLKAFGHPIGASGLRMMFEAWLQLRGEAPPERRISSLAEGRKLALTHNLGGAPGECVSFVSLVGAEPGA; this is encoded by the coding sequence GTGGGATCGAACGGCATCCGCGATCGCGTGGCGATCGTCGGCATGGGCTGTACCGCGTTCGGCGAGCACTGGGACCGCTCGGTGGGCAGCATGCTCGTGGAGTCCACCCGGGCCGCCGCGTCATCGGCCGGCATCGAGCCGACCGACGTCGACGCCTTCTGGCTCGGCACCCAGGGCTCCGGTGTCTCCGGCCTGACCCTCAGCCGCGCCCTGCGGATCGGCGACAAGCCGGTCAGCCGCATGGAGAACATGTGCGCGACGGGCTCGGAGTCGCTGCGCAACGCCTGTTACGCGGTGGCCTCGGGTGCGTACGACGTGGCGATGGCGGTCGGCGTGGAGAAACTCAAGGACTCCGGCTACTCCGGCCTGGTCGGCACCTCGGTGCCGGATGACGGCACGGTCGGCATGAACGACATGACCGCCCCGGCGGCCTTCAGCTTGTTGGCTCCGGCGTATGCGGAGCGGTATGGGGTGGATCGGGACGAGCTGAAGGATGTGTTGGCGCGGATCGCGTGGAAGAACCATGTGAATGGTGCGCGGAATTCGCGGGCGCAGTTCCGCAGGGAGGTGCCGGTCGAGCGGATCAAGGCGGCTCCGGCGGTGGCGGGGATGCTGGGGGTGTTCGACTGCTCGGGGGTGTCGGACGGTTCGGCGGCGGCGGTGGTCGTGCGCGCCGAGGACGCGTACCGGTACACCGACCGGCCGATCTTCGTCAAAGCCCTGTCGCTCGTCGCCGGCGCGGCCACCGGCACCTCCGACCCCGACTACGACTTCACCACGTTCCCCGAGGTCGTGACCTCCTCCCGCGATGCCTATCGGCAGGCGGGGGTGACGGATCCGCGTGCGGAGATCGCGATGGCGGAGGTGCACGACTGCTTCACGCCGACGGAGCTGGTGCTGATGGAGGACCTGGGGTTCTCGGGGCGCGGTGAGGGGTGGAAGGACGTGCGGGCGGGGGTATTCGACCTGGGTGGTGAGTTGCCGGTGAACCCGGACGGGGGGCTCAAGGCGTTCGGGCATCCGATCGGGGCGTCGGGGCTGCGGATGATGTTCGAGGCCTGGCTCCAACTGCGCGGCGAGGCCCCGCCCGAGCGGCGCATCTCCTCCCTCGCGGAAGGCCGCAAACTCGCCCTCACCCACAACCTCGGCGGCGCGCCCGGAGAGTGCGTGTCGTTCGTTTCGCTCGTCGGTGCCGAGCCCGGCGCGTGA
- a CDS encoding SDR family oxidoreductase: MSDRLCEGRVVAITGAGNGLGRAHALAFAAHGAKVVVNDLGGGRDGDGASAGPAQRVVDEIRAAGGEAVANTDDISTWDGAGRLVAQAVDTFGDLDVLVNNAGILRDRMIVSMTERDWDSVLAVHLKGTFATLHHAANHWRRRAKEGHAVDARVINTSSPSGLFGNPGQGNYGPAKAGIASLTVIAAAELARYGVTVNAVAPTAMTRLTEDIEMMRQAAEATDLTPEAISPLVVWLGSARSKDVTGRVFGAMGNRFTVLEGWVNGPSVDSETRWNPEDLTGVLPDVVAKAAPNADTMGNRPGA; the protein is encoded by the coding sequence ATGTCCGACAGGCTGTGCGAAGGCCGAGTCGTGGCCATCACCGGAGCCGGGAACGGCCTCGGGCGCGCGCACGCGCTCGCGTTCGCGGCGCACGGCGCCAAGGTTGTCGTCAACGACCTGGGCGGCGGCCGGGACGGCGACGGCGCCTCGGCGGGACCGGCCCAGCGGGTGGTGGACGAGATCCGTGCCGCGGGCGGCGAGGCGGTCGCGAACACCGACGACATCTCGACCTGGGATGGCGCCGGACGCCTGGTGGCCCAGGCGGTCGACACCTTCGGCGACCTCGACGTGCTGGTCAACAACGCCGGGATCCTGCGCGACCGGATGATCGTGTCGATGACCGAGCGCGACTGGGACAGCGTCCTGGCCGTGCACCTCAAGGGCACCTTCGCGACGCTGCACCACGCCGCCAACCACTGGCGGCGGCGTGCCAAGGAAGGCCACGCGGTGGACGCGCGGGTCATCAACACCTCGTCGCCGTCGGGCCTGTTCGGCAACCCGGGGCAGGGCAATTACGGGCCGGCCAAGGCCGGCATCGCCAGCCTGACCGTGATCGCCGCGGCGGAACTGGCGCGTTACGGGGTCACCGTCAACGCGGTCGCGCCGACGGCCATGACCCGGCTCACCGAGGACATCGAGATGATGAGGCAGGCGGCGGAGGCCACCGACCTCACCCCCGAGGCCATCTCCCCTCTGGTCGTGTGGCTCGGCTCGGCGCGGTCGAAGGACGTCACGGGCCGCGTCTTCGGCGCGATGGGCAACCGCTTCACGGTGCTGGAGGGCTGGGTCAACGGCCCGTCCGTCGACAGCGAGACCCGCTGGAACCCGGAGGACCTGACGGGGGTCCTTCCGGACGTGGTCGCCAAGGCGGCTCCGAACGCCGACACGATGGGCAATCGCCCCGGGGCATGA
- a CDS encoding thiolase family protein, which produces MMEAVIIGVGLHPFGRFPGKSAMDMGTEATRLALADAGVTWPQVQAGYVGSLEVANPDAIIGRLGLTGIPLRGVFNGCATSGTALSMAARAIETGEHDITVAIGLDKHPRGAFAADPSVAGIPNWYGQTGLFITTHFFGMKINRYMHDHGITEATLAKVAAKNFRNASLNDKAWRRTPLSEQEILASPVLNHPLRQFMYCGPDEGAAAIVLCRADQAHKYTSTPIRVRAGVLRSRRLGAFEVQSPAFPVGEHAPSPTVDASRAAYEAAGIGPEDVDVAQLQDTDSGSEIIHMAENGLCKDGEQERLIAEGATEIGGRLPVNTDGGLLGNGEPIGASGLRQIHELVHQLRGSAGARQVAGTPRVGYAHLYGAPGVSAVTILST; this is translated from the coding sequence GTGATGGAAGCGGTCATCATCGGGGTCGGCCTGCACCCCTTCGGACGGTTCCCGGGCAAGTCCGCCATGGACATGGGCACCGAGGCCACCCGGCTCGCGCTCGCCGACGCGGGTGTCACCTGGCCCCAGGTGCAGGCCGGCTACGTCGGCAGCCTGGAGGTCGCCAACCCCGACGCCATCATCGGCCGCCTCGGCCTGACCGGGATCCCGCTGCGCGGCGTCTTCAACGGGTGCGCGACCTCGGGCACCGCGCTGTCGATGGCCGCCCGTGCGATCGAGACCGGCGAGCACGACATCACCGTCGCGATCGGCCTCGACAAGCACCCGCGCGGTGCGTTCGCCGCCGACCCCTCCGTCGCGGGCATCCCGAACTGGTACGGCCAGACGGGCTTGTTCATCACCACGCACTTCTTCGGTATGAAGATCAACCGCTACATGCACGACCACGGGATCACCGAGGCGACCTTGGCCAAGGTCGCGGCGAAGAACTTCCGCAACGCGTCGCTCAACGACAAGGCGTGGCGGCGGACGCCGCTCAGCGAGCAGGAGATCCTCGCCTCGCCGGTGCTCAATCACCCGCTGCGCCAGTTCATGTACTGCGGCCCCGACGAGGGCGCCGCCGCGATCGTGCTGTGCCGGGCCGATCAGGCGCACAAGTACACGTCGACGCCGATCCGCGTACGGGCCGGTGTCCTGCGCAGCCGCCGCCTCGGCGCCTTCGAGGTGCAGAGCCCGGCGTTCCCGGTCGGCGAGCACGCTCCCAGCCCGACCGTCGACGCCTCCCGGGCGGCCTACGAGGCGGCGGGCATCGGGCCGGAGGACGTCGACGTCGCCCAGCTCCAGGACACGGACTCCGGCTCGGAGATCATCCACATGGCCGAGAACGGCCTGTGCAAGGACGGAGAGCAGGAGCGCCTGATCGCGGAGGGCGCGACCGAGATCGGCGGCCGACTGCCGGTCAACACCGACGGCGGCCTGCTCGGCAACGGCGAACCCATCGGGGCCTCCGGCCTGCGGCAGATCCACGAGCTCGTGCACCAGCTGCGTGGTTCCGCCGGTGCCCGTCAGGTGGCCGGGACGCCGCGGGTCGGCTACGCCCACTTGTACGGCGCCCCCGGCGTGTCCGCGGTGACCATTCTGTCCACCTGA
- a CDS encoding Zn-ribbon domain-containing OB-fold protein: MTAPKPVAEDLFTWPSDEPRLIGSECADCSLISFPATDHCVRCGGSDARRRLLSNRGTLWTFTTQGFRPPSPPYDATDLDSFEPYSVGYIDLPGEVVVEARLTEPDPAKLAIGRPMRMVVTPYTVAEDGTETLTFAFAPEDDAAEEA; this comes from the coding sequence ATGACGGCACCCAAACCCGTCGCGGAAGATCTGTTCACCTGGCCCTCGGACGAGCCCCGGCTCATCGGCTCCGAATGCGCAGACTGCTCCCTGATCAGCTTCCCGGCCACCGACCACTGCGTGCGCTGCGGCGGAAGCGACGCGCGCCGTCGTCTGCTGTCCAACCGCGGCACGCTGTGGACGTTCACCACCCAGGGCTTCCGCCCACCCTCGCCGCCTTACGACGCGACCGACCTCGACAGCTTCGAGCCGTACTCGGTGGGCTACATCGACCTGCCGGGCGAAGTCGTGGTCGAGGCCAGGCTCACCGAGCCCGACCCGGCGAAGCTGGCGATCGGCCGGCCCATGCGGATGGTGGTGACCCCGTACACGGTCGCGGAAGACGGCACGGAGACCCTGACGTTCGCCTTCGCCCCCGAGGACGACGCGGCGGAGGAGGCGTGA
- a CDS encoding amidohydrolase family protein has product MTEIWANSADSHVLEPDDLWLQALPKSLAERAPRSERGDRFEVLYIDGGQVSRQLNDMMDAIRPPGARDLSVRLADLDKEGVWGQLAFPSMGFWSVLIQDRELAREVVRTWNDWAHSEIMGKTDRILTPACLSMANIDDAVAEVERVAELGFQAVFLPTQTREGEEYGLDRWEPVWTAAERAGLVLAFHIGTGGDTVVYRGPGGAVVNFVETTYPGMRVVSHMVAGGALDRHPGLKVLIAEGGASWLPAIADRMDEAYRQHGIFVRPKLSRLPSEIIREQVYASFQHDASAVDIVRSTGYRNVMWGDDYPHLEGTYGHTQETLRGLFEGVPDDIRDRITHGAFNELFTVPERVAP; this is encoded by the coding sequence GTGACCGAGATCTGGGCGAACTCCGCCGACTCACATGTGCTAGAACCCGACGACCTGTGGCTCCAGGCCCTGCCGAAGAGCCTCGCGGAACGGGCCCCGCGCAGCGAGCGCGGCGACCGCTTCGAAGTGCTCTACATCGACGGCGGCCAGGTCAGCCGTCAGCTCAACGACATGATGGACGCCATTCGCCCCCCGGGCGCGCGTGACCTGTCCGTGCGGCTCGCCGACCTGGACAAGGAAGGCGTCTGGGGCCAACTGGCCTTCCCCTCTATGGGGTTCTGGTCCGTGCTGATCCAGGACCGCGAGCTGGCGCGCGAGGTCGTCCGGACGTGGAACGACTGGGCGCACTCGGAGATCATGGGGAAGACCGACCGAATTCTCACACCCGCGTGCCTGTCGATGGCGAACATCGACGACGCCGTGGCCGAGGTGGAGCGCGTCGCCGAACTCGGCTTCCAGGCCGTCTTCCTGCCCACCCAGACCCGGGAAGGCGAGGAATACGGCCTGGACCGCTGGGAGCCGGTGTGGACGGCCGCCGAGCGGGCGGGCCTGGTGCTGGCCTTCCACATCGGTACCGGCGGCGACACCGTCGTCTACCGCGGCCCCGGCGGCGCCGTGGTCAACTTCGTCGAGACCACGTACCCCGGCATGCGGGTCGTGTCGCACATGGTCGCCGGAGGCGCCCTGGACCGGCACCCCGGCCTGAAGGTCCTCATCGCGGAAGGCGGCGCCTCCTGGCTGCCGGCGATCGCGGACCGCATGGACGAGGCGTACCGCCAGCACGGCATCTTCGTACGCCCCAAGCTCAGCCGGCTGCCCAGCGAGATCATCCGCGAGCAGGTGTACGCGTCCTTCCAGCACGACGCCAGTGCCGTGGACATCGTCCGCTCCACCGGCTACCGCAACGTGATGTGGGGCGACGACTACCCCCACCTGGAAGGAACCTACGGGCACACCCAGGAAACCCTCCGGGGCCTGTTCGAAGGTGTCCCGGACGACATCCGCGACCGCATCACCCACGGTGCGTTCAACGAGCTGTTCACGGTCCCGGAGCGGGTGGCGCCGTAG
- a CDS encoding OB-fold domain-containing protein, which produces MGGLIAYGAYIPHHRLRRAEIGTVLRSGGGRGTRSVASYDEDTTSLGVEAARTALSGLPSGHLPRQLLFASTAPAYTDKTNATAIHAALRLEQAAPASDLCGAVRSGFAALTAAQDSPVPTLAVLSDIRGGLPSGVDERDGGDAAAAFLFSGHGENASGAPVIAEVLGRASAVSEFLERWRLPGAASSRTWEERFGEQTYLPLADAAFAEALKQADVTPDRIDHLIVAGTHTRAVRAAAARTGVPREAWVDDLADTIGNPGTAQVGVVLADVLDRARPGAVIAVLLLTDGVSVMVLRATDALEERRSTYPVAEQIAAGDDALPYASYLTWRGLLDREPPRRPDPEPPYAPPSFRTAAWKYALVAGRCPSCGTRHLPPADVCRDCHHTGLMEPEPLADTPATVATFTVDHLAHSPNPPTVMVVADFDGGGRLRCELTDAAPDSVGIGDRVEMTFRRTRTAGGIHNYFWKARPARRAAVQG; this is translated from the coding sequence ATGGGTGGCCTGATCGCCTACGGCGCATACATCCCGCATCACCGGCTGCGCCGCGCGGAGATCGGCACGGTTCTGCGCTCCGGCGGTGGTCGCGGGACCAGGTCGGTCGCCTCGTACGACGAGGACACCACCTCCCTGGGGGTGGAAGCGGCCCGGACCGCCCTCAGCGGACTGCCCTCGGGCCACCTGCCCCGGCAACTGCTGTTCGCTTCCACGGCCCCCGCGTACACCGACAAGACCAATGCGACCGCCATCCACGCCGCGCTCCGGCTGGAGCAGGCGGCGCCGGCCTCCGACCTGTGCGGCGCGGTCCGGTCGGGCTTCGCGGCGCTCACCGCCGCCCAGGACTCCCCGGTTCCCACGCTCGCCGTGTTGTCGGACATCCGCGGAGGACTGCCGTCCGGCGTCGACGAGCGCGACGGCGGTGACGCCGCGGCGGCGTTCCTGTTCTCCGGCCACGGGGAGAACGCCTCCGGTGCCCCGGTGATCGCCGAGGTGCTGGGCCGGGCCTCCGCGGTCTCGGAGTTCCTGGAGCGCTGGCGCCTGCCCGGCGCCGCGTCCTCGCGGACCTGGGAGGAGCGCTTCGGCGAGCAGACCTATCTCCCCCTCGCCGACGCGGCGTTCGCCGAGGCCTTGAAGCAGGCCGATGTCACACCTGACCGGATCGACCACCTCATCGTCGCCGGCACCCACACCCGGGCCGTGCGGGCCGCCGCCGCGCGCACCGGCGTGCCGCGCGAGGCCTGGGTCGACGACCTGGCCGACACCATCGGCAACCCCGGCACCGCCCAGGTGGGCGTCGTGCTCGCGGACGTCCTGGACCGCGCCCGGCCCGGTGCCGTCATCGCCGTGCTGCTGCTCACCGACGGTGTGTCGGTCATGGTCCTGCGCGCGACGGACGCTCTCGAGGAACGCCGGTCCACCTACCCGGTCGCCGAGCAGATCGCCGCCGGCGACGACGCGCTGCCGTACGCCTCGTACCTGACCTGGCGGGGACTGCTGGACCGCGAGCCGCCGCGCCGCCCGGACCCCGAACCGCCTTACGCGCCACCGTCGTTCCGCACCGCCGCGTGGAAGTACGCTCTCGTGGCCGGGCGTTGCCCCTCATGCGGGACCCGGCACCTGCCGCCGGCCGACGTGTGCCGCGACTGCCACCACACCGGCCTCATGGAGCCGGAGCCGCTGGCCGACACCCCGGCCACCGTTGCGACGTTCACCGTCGACCACCTCGCCCACTCGCCGAACCCCCCGACCGTGATGGTCGTGGCCGACTTCGACGGCGGCGGCCGACTCCGCTGCGAACTCACCGACGCCGCACCCGACTCCGTCGGCATCGGCGACCGGGTCGAGATGACCTTCCGGCGCACCCGTACGGCCGGTGGCATTCACAACTACTTCTGGAAGGCCCGGCCCGCGCGCCGTGCCGCCGTACAAGGCTGA
- a CDS encoding acyl-CoA dehydrogenase family protein encodes MTVVGTSHEELEELRAAVRSFLEAKSSEEAVRKAAETELRYDPQVWAQMAEQLRLPGLIVPEEYGGDGFGQVALGVVLEEAGRALLCSPLFATVVLAAQALLASGDHEACARHLPGIAAGRTTAALAVAEDSGAWDPVQIRTRAVRAQEDGSNGWELTGSKSFVVDGASAELLLVIARTTAGPSLFAVDGKAPGVTAEAMETLDATRAMARLRLDAAPATLVGTDGAGGRLMARVLDSAVVGLAAEQVGGAGRCLDASAEYARTRTQFGRAIGTFQAVKHKCADMLVQVELARAVAREAARIADEGGEPGEFAATAAAAHVYCSRAFMSAAMENIQVHGGIGFTWEHPAHLYFRRAKSSQLMFGGPSAQHERFLERLGI; translated from the coding sequence ATGACGGTCGTCGGGACCTCCCATGAGGAGCTTGAGGAACTGCGTGCGGCGGTGCGCTCGTTCCTGGAGGCCAAGTCCTCCGAGGAAGCCGTGCGCAAGGCCGCGGAGACGGAACTGCGGTACGACCCGCAGGTGTGGGCGCAAATGGCCGAGCAACTGCGGCTGCCCGGCCTGATCGTGCCGGAGGAGTACGGCGGCGACGGCTTCGGTCAGGTCGCGCTCGGGGTGGTGCTGGAGGAGGCAGGCCGCGCACTGCTGTGCTCACCGTTGTTCGCCACGGTCGTCCTGGCCGCGCAGGCTCTCCTGGCCTCCGGCGACCACGAGGCCTGTGCGCGCCACCTGCCCGGCATCGCGGCCGGCCGGACCACCGCCGCCCTGGCGGTGGCGGAGGACAGCGGCGCGTGGGATCCGGTGCAGATCCGCACGCGGGCGGTTCGGGCCCAAGAGGACGGCTCCAACGGCTGGGAGCTCACCGGGAGCAAGTCGTTCGTGGTCGACGGCGCGTCCGCCGAACTGCTGCTGGTGATCGCGCGCACCACGGCCGGCCCGTCGCTGTTCGCGGTGGACGGGAAGGCCCCCGGGGTCACCGCCGAGGCGATGGAGACGTTGGACGCCACGCGGGCCATGGCCCGGCTCCGCCTCGATGCGGCGCCGGCGACGCTGGTGGGCACCGACGGCGCCGGCGGCCGGCTGATGGCGCGCGTCCTCGACTCGGCGGTGGTCGGTCTGGCCGCCGAGCAGGTCGGCGGAGCGGGTCGCTGCCTGGACGCGAGTGCCGAATACGCGCGCACCCGCACGCAGTTCGGCCGTGCCATCGGCACCTTCCAGGCCGTGAAGCACAAGTGCGCCGACATGCTCGTCCAGGTGGAACTGGCCCGCGCCGTCGCCCGTGAGGCGGCCCGGATCGCCGACGAGGGAGGGGAGCCGGGCGAGTTCGCCGCCACGGCCGCGGCGGCCCATGTGTACTGCTCGCGCGCCTTCATGTCCGCCGCGATGGAGAACATCCAGGTGCACGGCGGCATCGGGTTCACCTGGGAGCACCCGGCACACCTGTACTTCCGCCGGGCGAAGTCCTCGCAGTTGATGTTCGGCGGGCCGTCCGCGCAACACGAGCGCTTCCTCGAACGCCTCGGAATCTGA
- a CDS encoding phenylacetate--CoA ligase family protein — MSGRRYFEPEVELMPRREIQAHQERRILELLPRAYENSPFYRELWDAHGVRPRDIGSLDDFRARIPFIDKDMIREFRARRGDSFGGMLCVPREQLTSITSSSGTTGDPEFFAEVWGDAPPLVTAQLRDLWEIGVRPGDRVMSPVGTFRNLMDMGYQALGAVVVTADCWLGNMASFVEAVRRCRPAYMQLMYAQVVELERLSETCDLKEAFSSVKGVSCAGQPLSRRMRAMITDEWGVQVHEYTSAADTGTAWECRERDGFHLWEDTVFAECVDPDGNGEVRAGHVGELVATDLDNAAAPLIRYRSEDLVRVSKETCGCGRTHARMWVAGRRGDETIVGGRPVVLRDIWQTVEDHPETSGGVFQLVRGQREVETLRVRVGYDPAITADLAELNARLATALRERTGVDPVLELYTEEELMRTARSVAKFPRVVKD; from the coding sequence ATGTCTGGCCGGAGATACTTCGAGCCGGAAGTGGAGTTGATGCCCCGCCGGGAGATCCAGGCGCACCAGGAGCGTCGCATCCTCGAACTCCTGCCCCGGGCCTACGAGAACTCGCCGTTCTACCGGGAACTTTGGGACGCGCACGGCGTGCGTCCCCGGGACATCGGCTCACTGGACGACTTCCGCGCCCGCATTCCCTTCATCGACAAGGACATGATCCGGGAATTCCGGGCACGCCGCGGCGACTCCTTCGGCGGAATGCTGTGCGTTCCCCGGGAACAGCTGACGTCCATCACCTCCAGTTCGGGCACGACCGGCGATCCGGAGTTCTTCGCCGAGGTGTGGGGGGACGCGCCGCCTTTGGTGACCGCTCAACTTCGGGACCTGTGGGAGATCGGTGTCCGCCCCGGAGACCGGGTCATGAGCCCGGTGGGCACGTTCCGCAACCTCATGGACATGGGCTATCAGGCGCTCGGCGCGGTGGTGGTCACCGCGGACTGCTGGCTGGGGAACATGGCGTCCTTCGTCGAAGCTGTGCGCCGGTGCCGCCCCGCCTACATGCAGCTCATGTACGCCCAAGTGGTCGAACTGGAGCGCCTGTCCGAGACGTGCGACCTGAAGGAGGCGTTCTCGTCGGTCAAGGGCGTCTCGTGCGCGGGCCAGCCGCTCAGCCGGCGGATGCGCGCGATGATCACCGACGAGTGGGGCGTGCAGGTCCACGAGTACACGAGCGCGGCGGACACCGGGACCGCGTGGGAGTGCCGCGAGCGCGATGGCTTCCACCTGTGGGAGGACACCGTCTTCGCCGAATGCGTCGATCCGGACGGCAACGGGGAGGTGCGCGCCGGGCACGTCGGCGAACTGGTCGCCACCGACCTGGACAACGCCGCGGCACCGCTCATCCGGTACCGCAGCGAGGACCTCGTGCGTGTCAGCAAGGAGACGTGCGGGTGCGGCCGTACGCACGCGCGAATGTGGGTCGCGGGGCGGCGCGGCGACGAGACCATCGTCGGCGGACGCCCTGTGGTGCTGCGGGACATCTGGCAGACCGTCGAGGACCACCCCGAGACGTCGGGCGGCGTCTTCCAACTGGTCCGCGGGCAGCGGGAGGTCGAGACGCTGCGTGTGCGCGTGGGCTACGACCCGGCGATCACCGCCGACCTGGCGGAACTGAACGCGCGGCTGGCCACGGCGCTGCGCGAGCGCACCGGCGTCGACCCGGTGCTGGAGCTGTACACCGAGGAGGAGCTGATGCGTACCGCTCGCAGTGTTGCCAAGTTCCCCAGGGTGGTGAAGGACTGA
- a CDS encoding acyl-CoA dehydrogenase family protein, translating to MAHDTDVPDPAAFAAEVRAFLDAHARPAADRAGFVWGEGDDRVAYFSSDPPEVEQAATQAARDWQRTRYENGFGWITGPKEYGGRGLTPVHDMVYDAVEAEYDVPDTGVLAVVGLGMIGPTILAHARQHIKDHWLPAMYRGDAIACQLFSEPDAGSDLASVQTRAVRDGDTWVLNGQKVWTSVAHHSRIGVALTRTNPDAPKHKGITAFLVDMTTPGVEVRPLRQMTGGADFNEVFLTDVRVPDDHRLGEVDGGWTVALTTLMNERATVGNEGAGPVAAALSPERLAALLRATWTLDDHAVRARLADLLADIKATEALNARAMRSLRAGHSPGPEMSVSKLMYGQNLTRAAHFVTDVLGPSAVADTGQWGTYAWSELLLATPALRILGGTEEIMKNILAERVLGLPKEPGIDTKSPFRELRGVRTKEGSA from the coding sequence ATGGCCCACGACACCGACGTACCGGATCCGGCCGCCTTCGCCGCCGAGGTCCGGGCCTTCCTCGACGCCCACGCCCGACCGGCCGCCGACCGCGCCGGATTCGTCTGGGGCGAGGGCGATGACCGCGTGGCCTATTTCAGCAGCGATCCGCCCGAGGTCGAGCAGGCCGCGACCCAGGCGGCGCGGGACTGGCAGCGCACGCGGTACGAGAACGGCTTCGGCTGGATCACCGGTCCGAAGGAGTACGGCGGGCGCGGCCTCACCCCGGTGCACGACATGGTCTACGACGCTGTCGAGGCGGAGTACGACGTCCCCGACACCGGCGTGCTCGCCGTGGTCGGCCTGGGCATGATCGGGCCGACCATCCTGGCTCACGCCCGGCAGCACATCAAGGACCACTGGCTCCCGGCGATGTACCGGGGAGACGCCATCGCCTGCCAGCTCTTCAGCGAGCCCGACGCCGGCTCCGACCTCGCGAGCGTGCAGACGCGCGCAGTGCGGGACGGTGACACGTGGGTGCTCAACGGGCAGAAGGTGTGGACGTCGGTGGCCCACCACAGCCGCATCGGCGTGGCTCTGACGCGCACCAACCCGGACGCCCCGAAGCACAAGGGCATCACCGCGTTCCTCGTCGACATGACCACGCCCGGTGTCGAGGTCCGACCGCTCCGTCAGATGACCGGCGGCGCCGACTTCAACGAGGTTTTCCTCACCGACGTCCGGGTGCCGGACGACCACCGCCTCGGCGAGGTCGACGGCGGCTGGACGGTGGCGCTGACCACGCTGATGAACGAGCGGGCCACGGTCGGCAACGAGGGGGCCGGGCCGGTGGCCGCCGCGCTGTCGCCGGAACGGCTGGCCGCTCTGCTGAGGGCGACCTGGACCCTGGACGACCACGCGGTGCGCGCTCGGCTGGCCGACCTGCTGGCCGACATCAAGGCCACCGAGGCGCTCAACGCGCGAGCGATGCGCTCGCTGCGGGCCGGCCACTCGCCCGGGCCCGAGATGTCGGTCTCCAAGCTGATGTACGGCCAAAACCTCACGCGCGCCGCGCACTTCGTCACCGACGTGCTCGGCCCCAGTGCGGTCGCGGACACCGGGCAGTGGGGAACGTATGCCTGGTCGGAGTTGCTGTTGGCCACGCCCGCGCTGCGCATTCTCGGCGGAACCGAGGAGATCATGAAGAACATCCTCGCGGAGCGGGTGCTCGGTCTGCCCAAGGAGCCCGGCATCGACACCAAGTCCCCGTTCCGGGAACTGCGCGGCGTGCGGACCAAGGAAGGATCGGCATGA
- a CDS encoding nuclear transport factor 2 family protein, translated as MTHTPASQPAGSLGERVDRIESHLAIGQLPIRYAIAVDSRDLDAWTGCFEPDVDMGRRGRGREVLRAHIEPLVRGFYRSVHQICGHRVEFTDRDHATGTVYCRAEHEVGERWIVMAIRYLDDYVRVDGEWFFARRREEHWYAADVTERPQAVGFSGWEGAGEPPLPGRFPSWDAFWADDASLDGLTGMP; from the coding sequence GTGACACACACCCCGGCGTCCCAGCCCGCCGGGTCTCTCGGCGAACGCGTCGACCGGATCGAGTCGCATCTGGCCATCGGGCAGTTGCCGATCCGGTACGCGATCGCGGTCGATTCCCGGGACCTCGACGCGTGGACCGGGTGCTTCGAGCCGGACGTGGACATGGGTCGCCGAGGGCGGGGCCGCGAGGTGCTTCGCGCCCACATCGAACCGCTGGTGCGCGGCTTCTACCGGTCCGTCCACCAGATCTGCGGTCACCGCGTCGAGTTCACCGACCGGGACCACGCGACAGGCACGGTCTACTGCCGGGCCGAGCACGAGGTCGGCGAGCGGTGGATCGTCATGGCGATCCGCTATCTCGACGACTACGTGCGCGTCGACGGGGAGTGGTTCTTCGCCCGCCGGCGGGAGGAGCACTGGTACGCCGCCGACGTGACCGAGCGACCCCAGGCGGTCGGTTTCAGCGGATGGGAGGGCGCCGGAGAGCCGCCGCTCCCTGGCCGGTTCCCGTCGTGGGACGCGTTCTGGGCGGACGACGCGTCGCTCGACGGCCTCACCGGCATGCCGTGA